The Halorussus rarus genome includes the window CGGATCCCGATGGACAACTACTACAAGGACCTGAGCCACCTCGACTTCGAGGAGCGCGAGGAGGTCAACTACGACCACCCCTCGGCGTTCGAGTGGGACCTCCTGCGCGAGCACATGGACGCGCTGCTGTCGGGCCAGGCCATCGAGATGCCCCAGTACGACTTCTCGATTCACAACCGGAAGGACGAGACCGTGGCGGTCGACCCGACCGACGTCATCGTGCTGGAGGGCATCTTCGCGCTGTACGACGAGGACGTCAACGAGATGCTCGACATCCGGGTCTACGTCGAGACCGACGCCGACGTGCGCATCCTCCGGCGCATCGAGCGCGACGTGGTCGACCGGGGGCGCGACCTGGAGGGGGTCATCGACCAGTACCTCTCGACGGTCAAGCCGATGCACGAGCAGTTCGTCGCGCCCACAAAGAAGCGCGCCGACCTCATCATCCCGGAGGGCGCCAACGCGGTCGCGGTCAACCTCCTGGAGGAGAAGGTCCGGGCCGAGACGCTCACCGACTCCGGGTCGGGGTGGACGCTCGGTGAGGAGGGCGTCGAGCGCGAGGACGCCGACCGGCTCGCCGTTACGGGTCCGAGCGCCGCCGACGGGGGGCGGAACGACCCGGCGTTCGGCGACGCCGAACGGGACGACGCGAGGGGAGCAGACGCTGACGACCGGTGGCGAGACGACGCAGAATAGCCGGGCGACCGGACGGTCGGTCCGCGCTCAGG containing:
- the udk gene encoding uridine kinase, which produces MTIPSFVIGIAGGTGAGKTTVAREITEEVEDDVTRIPMDNYYKDLSHLDFEEREEVNYDHPSAFEWDLLREHMDALLSGQAIEMPQYDFSIHNRKDETVAVDPTDVIVLEGIFALYDEDVNEMLDIRVYVETDADVRILRRIERDVVDRGRDLEGVIDQYLSTVKPMHEQFVAPTKKRADLIIPEGANAVAVNLLEEKVRAETLTDSGSGWTLGEEGVEREDADRLAVTGPSAADGGRNDPAFGDAERDDARGADADDRWRDDAE